A genome region from Acidobacteriota bacterium includes the following:
- a CDS encoding ornithine carbamoyltransferase, with amino-acid sequence MPSRLPKLPNSVRGKDCIETRDWSDKQIELLLKTSTDLKKAFRKGTPTRYLPDKTLFMFFFDKSTRTRNSFEAGATQLGAHAHFISAETSQVAHGESPRDMGIILSSYGHAIAIRHDLVPGEGNRYMREVAEHATVPVYNMQCDIDHPFQTLADLMTIREEFGRNLRGRKIVVSWAYAPSYAKPMSVPQGLITLMPRFGLDVVLAHPPEWKLMKEPMAFAQAEAAKHGTSFEVTDDMDAACRGADIIYAKSWGIEELFHKPQEALELSKQYKSWICDERRMKLAKKTAIYMHCLPADRNNEVTDAVLDGPQSRVFPEAENRLHTCKAVMALTM; translated from the coding sequence ATGCCATCACGACTTCCCAAACTGCCCAACAGCGTCCGCGGCAAGGACTGCATCGAAACCCGCGACTGGTCAGACAAACAGATTGAACTTCTGTTGAAGACGTCGACCGACCTGAAGAAGGCGTTCCGCAAAGGCACGCCGACCCGTTACCTGCCCGACAAGACGCTGTTCATGTTCTTCTTCGACAAGTCGACGAGAACGCGCAACTCGTTCGAGGCCGGCGCCACCCAACTGGGCGCCCACGCGCACTTCATTTCGGCCGAGACCTCGCAGGTCGCGCACGGGGAGTCGCCCCGTGACATGGGCATCATCCTGTCGAGCTACGGCCACGCCATCGCGATTCGCCACGACCTGGTGCCTGGCGAAGGCAACCGCTACATGCGCGAGGTCGCCGAGCACGCGACGGTGCCGGTCTACAACATGCAGTGCGACATCGATCATCCGTTCCAGACACTGGCCGATCTGATGACGATTCGCGAGGAATTCGGCAGGAACCTGCGCGGCCGGAAGATTGTCGTGAGCTGGGCCTACGCGCCAAGCTACGCCAAGCCGATGTCAGTGCCGCAGGGCCTGATCACGCTGATGCCGCGCTTCGGCCTCGACGTGGTCCTGGCGCATCCGCCCGAATGGAAGCTGATGAAAGAACCGATGGCGTTCGCGCAGGCCGAAGCGGCGAAGCACGGGACGTCGTTCGAGGTGACCGACGACATGGATGCCGCCTGCCGCGGCGCTGACATCATCTACGCCAAGTCGTGGGGCATCGAGGAGCTCTTCCACAAGCCGCAGGAAGCGCTGGAATTGTCGAAACAGTACAAGTCCTGGATCTGCGACGAGCGGCGGATGAAGCTGGCAAAGAAGACCGCCATCTACATGCACTGCCTGCCGGCCGATCGCAACAACGAGGTGACCGACGCCGTGCTCGACGGCCCGCAGTCGCGCGTGTTCCCTGAAGCCGAAAATCGCCTGCACACCTGCAAGGCGGTGATGGCACTGACGATGTAG
- a CDS encoding DEAD/DEAH box helicase family protein, with protein MPTVSIDNPILNSPYRDPSRHFRFDDEGITNEIIEKRRLSGYFVPIPQPKKRGTQLSFGTEWTDGRFKETDFINRIRDRVGQWRQGGHVGVTTVTRRLVDYWTAGGRDKPLFFCQIEAVETAIYLAEVARKYGDAWVENELRTANDSANPGLPRIAFKMATGSGKTLVMAMLIAWQALNKLHDRQDARFSDAFLIVTPGITIRDRLRVLLPSDPDNYYRQRDILPPDLLERLAQARILVTNFHGFLPRDRGDAARLTKAILTRGAASAFVESPAEVVRRVCRDLSGKKNLVILNDEAHHCYRGKPTEAVDDGADGGKLSGDERVEAEKRDEEARVWISGLEAVKDKMGIRAIYDLSATPFFLRGSGYSEGTLFPWVVSDFSLIDAIESGIVKVPRVPVADDSMTGELPTYRELWPRIRDGLPRKGRKTDDVSGEPKLPAELQGAIHSLYGHYEKAFARWQANSEAQARGLTPPVFVVVCANTNISKLVFDYVAGWEKPLPDGRHVLVPGQLPLFSNVDGERWINRPNTMLIDSRQLESGEGMSADFKKIAATEIEEFKAEYRARFPGRDTDSLEDEDLLREVMNTVGKSGKLGEHIRCVVSVSMLTEGWDANTVTHILGVRAFGTQLLCEQVVGRGLRRMSYAVNEDGLFEPEYAEVYGVPFSFIPTSGSGVDPKPPRLSTRVRALDERRTCEITFPRVTGYRYDIAAERLTATFTGNSRYVLSTESIATITELRAIVGEESIHTLDELKNRRVNEVAFLLAKRTLERYFPAETGPSGSAALSESTIQHELKGLSPAGSRPWLFPQLLSITKAWLSQCLVCKDHTFPQLLLLAEFAHDACDCIYRSIVSGSEGASTLKPILRPYDTVGSTRFVDFDTIRPVWSTRADKCHVSHVVADTGAWEQKLAQVLEELPEVVSYVKNHNLGLVIPYTLNGDEHAYYPDFVAHVDDGHGPGDLLNLLIEVSGEARKDKAAKVATAQALWVPAINSHGGFGRWAFVEITDVYDAIGDIRKARGLRREGKTAGEERTTSA; from the coding sequence GTGCCGACGGTCTCCATCGACAATCCGATTCTCAACTCGCCGTATCGCGACCCGAGCCGTCACTTCCGGTTCGACGATGAGGGCATCACCAACGAGATCATTGAGAAGCGGCGGCTGAGCGGGTATTTCGTTCCAATCCCCCAACCGAAGAAGAGGGGCACGCAGCTGTCCTTCGGCACGGAGTGGACCGACGGCCGCTTCAAGGAAACCGATTTCATCAATCGCATCCGCGACCGGGTCGGACAGTGGCGGCAGGGCGGACACGTTGGCGTGACGACCGTCACCCGGCGGCTGGTCGACTACTGGACGGCAGGCGGGCGCGACAAGCCGCTCTTCTTCTGCCAGATTGAGGCGGTTGAAACCGCCATCTATCTCGCCGAAGTGGCACGCAAGTACGGCGATGCCTGGGTCGAGAACGAACTTCGGACCGCCAACGACAGCGCCAACCCCGGCCTGCCGCGCATCGCGTTCAAGATGGCCACCGGCAGCGGCAAGACGCTCGTGATGGCGATGCTCATCGCGTGGCAGGCGCTCAACAAGCTGCACGACCGCCAGGACGCACGCTTCTCGGACGCCTTCCTCATCGTCACCCCGGGTATCACCATTCGCGATCGTCTCCGCGTGCTGCTGCCGTCCGACCCCGACAACTACTACCGCCAGCGCGACATCCTTCCGCCCGATCTGCTGGAACGCCTCGCGCAGGCGCGCATCCTCGTCACCAATTTCCACGGCTTCCTGCCCCGCGATCGCGGTGATGCGGCGCGCCTCACCAAGGCCATTCTCACGCGCGGCGCAGCCAGCGCCTTCGTGGAATCGCCAGCCGAGGTTGTCCGTCGCGTGTGCCGCGACTTGAGCGGCAAGAAGAACCTCGTGATCCTCAACGACGAGGCGCACCACTGCTACCGCGGCAAGCCGACCGAGGCGGTTGACGACGGAGCGGATGGTGGGAAGCTGAGCGGCGACGAGCGAGTCGAAGCGGAAAAGCGCGACGAGGAGGCAAGAGTCTGGATCTCGGGCCTTGAGGCCGTCAAGGACAAGATGGGGATCCGCGCCATCTATGATCTGTCGGCGACGCCGTTCTTCCTGCGTGGCTCGGGCTACTCGGAAGGCACGCTGTTCCCCTGGGTGGTATCCGACTTCTCGCTCATCGACGCGATCGAATCTGGCATTGTGAAAGTGCCCCGCGTGCCGGTGGCCGACGATTCGATGACCGGGGAGCTGCCGACGTATCGCGAACTCTGGCCGCGAATCCGCGACGGGCTGCCCCGCAAGGGCCGGAAGACCGATGACGTCAGCGGCGAGCCGAAACTGCCGGCCGAGCTGCAGGGCGCCATCCACAGTTTGTACGGACATTACGAGAAGGCCTTTGCACGCTGGCAGGCCAACTCGGAGGCGCAGGCGCGCGGATTAACCCCGCCCGTCTTCGTTGTGGTGTGTGCGAACACGAACATCTCGAAGCTCGTGTTCGACTACGTCGCCGGCTGGGAGAAACCGCTGCCCGATGGCCGACATGTCCTTGTTCCGGGACAGTTGCCGTTGTTCAGCAACGTGGACGGCGAGCGTTGGATCAACCGTCCCAACACGATGCTCATCGACTCGCGGCAACTTGAATCCGGCGAAGGAATGAGCGCGGACTTCAAGAAGATCGCAGCGACCGAGATCGAGGAGTTCAAGGCCGAATATCGCGCCCGCTTTCCTGGACGCGATACTGACTCACTCGAAGACGAAGACCTCTTGCGGGAAGTGATGAACACCGTCGGCAAGTCGGGAAAGCTCGGCGAGCACATCCGATGCGTAGTGTCGGTCTCGATGCTGACGGAAGGCTGGGACGCCAACACGGTGACGCACATCCTCGGCGTGCGTGCGTTCGGCACTCAGTTGCTGTGCGAGCAGGTGGTGGGCCGCGGCCTCAGGCGCATGAGCTACGCGGTGAACGAAGATGGGCTGTTCGAACCCGAGTATGCCGAGGTGTATGGCGTGCCGTTCTCGTTTATCCCGACATCGGGATCGGGCGTCGATCCGAAACCGCCACGCCTGTCGACGCGTGTCCGGGCTCTCGACGAACGCCGCACTTGTGAAATCACCTTCCCGCGCGTCACCGGCTACCGCTACGACATCGCCGCCGAGCGCTTGACGGCGACGTTCACCGGCAATTCGCGCTACGTGCTCTCCACCGAGAGCATCGCCACCATCACCGAGCTTCGGGCCATCGTCGGCGAGGAGAGCATCCATACGCTCGACGAGCTGAAGAACCGGCGGGTGAACGAAGTGGCATTCCTGCTAGCCAAGCGGACGCTCGAGCGCTACTTTCCGGCCGAGACGGGTCCAAGCGGCTCGGCCGCCCTGAGCGAATCGACGATCCAACATGAGCTGAAGGGCCTCTCGCCTGCTGGCTCACGTCCCTGGCTCTTCCCGCAGCTGCTCTCGATCACGAAGGCGTGGCTGTCCCAATGCCTCGTGTGCAAGGACCACACGTTCCCACAGCTCTTGCTGTTGGCCGAATTCGCCCATGACGCGTGCGATTGCATCTACCGGTCGATTGTTTCTGGCAGCGAAGGAGCCAGCACGCTGAAGCCCATCCTTCGACCTTACGACACCGTGGGCTCCACGCGCTTCGTAGACTTCGACACGATTCGTCCGGTGTGGAGCACGCGCGCAGACAAGTGCCACGTCTCCCACGTCGTCGCCGACACCGGCGCGTGGGAGCAGAAGCTAGCCCAGGTTCTCGAGGAACTGCCCGAGGTGGTCTCTTACGTCAAGAATCACAACCTGGGACTGGTTATTCCGTACACGCTCAACGGGGACGAACACGCCTACTACCCGGACTTCGTCGCTCACGTCGACGACGGCCATGGCCCGGGCGACTTGTTGAACCTGCTCATCGAGGTGAGCGGCGAGGCGCGCAAGGACAAGGCGGCAAAGGTGGCAACGGCGCAGGCACTCTGGGTGCCCGCCATTAACAGCCACGGCGGATTCGGCCGTTGGGCGTTTGTGGAGATCACGGACGTCTACGACGCGATTGGGGACATTCGAAAGGCGCGAGGCCTGAGGCGTGAGGGAAAGACGGCGGGAGAGGAGCGAACTACTTCTGCGTAA
- a CDS encoding DUF433 domain-containing protein, with the protein MVILRKSDPYGGRDPRAIPAYNALDAAHYLRVPENTIRAWVFGRSGAGPRAGRRLRPVIPAADPASHLLSFINIVEVHVLDAIRRHHHVEMRRIRAAIEYLQTEFDSPHPLVDHAMETDGTDVFVREYGTLINASRHGQLAMRTMLDAYLKRIDRDQHGVAVRLFPFMRKRGGDAPGQQTLGGYPRFVSIDPRVAFGRPVISGSGIPTIEVAERFNAGESIEDLAYDYERKPAEIQEAIRCEAA; encoded by the coding sequence ATGGTAATTCTGCGCAAGAGCGATCCGTACGGGGGCCGGGATCCCCGGGCCATTCCAGCCTACAACGCGCTCGATGCTGCCCACTACCTTCGGGTGCCAGAGAACACGATTCGGGCGTGGGTATTCGGACGGTCGGGCGCCGGTCCGCGCGCGGGGCGGCGTCTGCGGCCGGTGATCCCGGCCGCCGACCCGGCCAGCCATCTGTTGTCCTTCATCAACATTGTCGAGGTACATGTCCTCGATGCGATCCGCCGCCATCATCACGTCGAGATGCGTCGGATTCGAGCAGCCATCGAGTACCTCCAGACTGAATTCGATTCACCCCACCCGCTGGTTGATCACGCGATGGAGACGGATGGGACTGATGTATTCGTTCGCGAGTATGGCACGCTCATCAACGCGTCGCGGCATGGCCAATTGGCGATGAGGACGATGCTGGATGCGTACTTGAAGCGAATCGATCGCGATCAACACGGTGTTGCGGTGCGTCTGTTCCCGTTCATGCGCAAACGAGGCGGAGACGCCCCAGGCCAGCAGACGCTCGGTGGGTATCCCCGATTCGTCTCGATCGACCCGCGTGTCGCCTTCGGGCGTCCGGTGATCTCGGGGTCAGGAATTCCCACGATCGAAGTGGCGGAACGCTTTAATGCCGGTGAGTCGATCGAGGATCTCGCATACGACTATGAGCGCAAACCGGCGGAAATCCAGGAAGCGATCCGCTGCGAAGCGGCCTGA